TGGTTTGTTCCATAGACCTCTAGCTTGGCAAAGATGGGAAACGTCACTCTATAATTAAGATTACAAAACTGTCGGATTTCTTGGGCAGTTCCTGGTTCTTGCTGTCCAAACTGATTGCAAGGAAAGCCCATCACGCTGAAGCCCTGTTCTTGATAGCGCTGGTGCAACTCTTCGAGTCCCTTGTATTGTGGGGTCTTACCACAGTGACTTGCCACATTAACCAGCAGCAAAACCTTGCCGGCGTAGTCTGAGAGAGAGCGTTCGTTACCTTCTAGATCAGCTAGTTGTAGTGCATGAAGTTCGGACATTTATAGTTCCTTTGGAAAAAAAGTAAATCAGTTTGAAGGTGGGTTTTTTAACATAATTTTCTATTTTGCGATAAGCGTTGAGCATAGGCAACTCTTGGGACGTAAAAGACTGATGATTTTTTAGTTGGTTAGTACGGTAAGTCTTCGCCAATCAAATCAGTGGTCGTAAGTGGATTTGTTGGAGCGTGCTTGCAACTGTAGAGTAACTTCGTAAGCTGAATGTTCTTCACAAATCTTTGATTCACCTCATGCTGTGGTTTATCCATGCTCTATCATACGATGGTCGCCGTTCACGTGACCGCTGTTTGTCTCGTTGTTGGAACTCTGTTCGTACAGTCCCTTGCGGTAGTTTTTCGTTTTCGGATGACTGAAGATGCCCAGATTGCCGGAGCCCAGTGGATTCAGCATCGAATCTACAAGTTCATCTATTACCCAATCCTGGGGATTGCCGTGGCAACGGGTCTATACCTAGCAACGATCACAGGAGCTTTCAGCAATGGGCTCTGGTTGCACTACAAACTGGTTGGCCTATTACTGCTGATTGTTTTCGGATTCCTGAATGGAATGCAGATTCTCAAACGTGACCTACCTAAGCCAATGGCAATGTTCGTTCATATTGGCATTTTTTGTACATCCGTCTTCATGGTCTACATGGCTTCTGCCAAGCCATTCTGATGAGATGTCTGTAATCTCTGGGTCAATGATGCTGCTGGAATTCCTTTGCTAACGCGGGACTTGCTGCGATTCCGTAGTCGTAAGGGAAGAATCTATCCTCAATTTTTGGATCCAGATGATGTTCTTTTGCAGAGAGCCGCGGAAGCCCTCGTAGAAGTTTTTCGTCAGGCTTCCACAGGCGGCTCGACGCGTCAGGAACTTACCAAAAAAACCTCACTCCAATTGCAAAGC
The window above is part of the SAR324 cluster bacterium genome. Proteins encoded here:
- a CDS encoding glutathione peroxidase, with product MSELHALQLADLEGNERSLSDYAGKVLLLVNVASHCGKTPQYKGLEELHQRYQEQGFSVMGFPCNQFGQQEPGTAQEIRQFCNLNYRVTFPIFAKLEVYGTNQHPLYTLVTGPTAAFPGKITWNFEKFLINQEGEVKHRFAPRTTPSDPELIQALEALL
- a CDS encoding SirB2 family protein, yielding MLYHTMVAVHVTAVCLVVGTLFVQSLAVVFRFRMTEDAQIAGAQWIQHRIYKFIYYPILGIAVATGLYLATITGAFSNGLWLHYKLVGLLLLIVFGFLNGMQILKRDLPKPMAMFVHIGIFCTSVFMVYMASAKPF